Proteins encoded in a region of the Coregonus clupeaformis isolate EN_2021a chromosome 9, ASM2061545v1, whole genome shotgun sequence genome:
- the LOC121574062 gene encoding actin filament-associated protein 1-like 1 isoform X5, translating to MGDTSCTAAQTWAKSMNVKEKPSWKTHMETSSDNSMEYLVSELNVLLKLLDQESVSTATAEKMSVVRSLLGQLQPSVNGSDFVYMNTSLYGNGTSFVESLFEELDCDLHELRASPEELKDQVEKEISKIPTSKSPTDTPPPLPTTPPPEDYYEEAVPLDPGTVPQYITNIATCISSSPANSIEDAYYEDADNNYPITRINGQRNNSYADSDALSSSYESYDEEDEEAKGQDRTRRWQSEENSVGPMKDCRICAFLLRKKRFGQWTKQLTVVRDNRLQCYKSIKDSSPHIELPLNLCNVIYVPKEARRKKHKLRFSLPGGEALVLAVQSKEQAERWLKVIREVASQASSSDGLEGSSSPMIQRKKELDKLLGADKHTSDSDSVATGDNLPSGQLRDNCDQGKGKRGAFTELTGSMSRAAGRKMNRIISFSKKKPPLPGDTLSSSYHDDNPRCGYLNVLVNQCWRERWCCVKDGTLYLHKERGDLRTHVSAVVLHGAEVVPGLGPKHPFAFRILQGGNEVAALEASCSEQMGRWLGVLLAESGCATTPEALHYDYVDVDTITNITDAARHSFLWATSSSGTSTDTRTYDEVPYEGLLQPEEPVPRPGAQVKRHSSFSSSREIEKVDSLVTIKRHGSSKSPEDANQYVSGKYGKTRAEEDARRYLKETEEMEKEREVIKNALLVLRKERKEAKEQLKDATV from the exons CGATGGAGTACCTGGTGAGTGAGCTGAACGTGCTGCTGAAGCTGTTGGACCAAGAGAGTGTGAGCACAGCCACAGCAGAGAAGATGAGCGTGGTCCGGAGCCTACTCGGGCAGCTGCAGCCATcag TGAATGGATCAGACTTCGTATACATGAACACTTCCCTTTATGGAAATGGCACCAGCTTTGTGGAATCCTTGTTTGAGGAATTGG ATTGTGACCTGCATGAGCTCAGAGCCTCCCCAGAAGAACTGAAGGATCAGGTAGAGAAGGAAATCTCCAAAATACCGACCTCTAAA AGTCCCACTGACACACCCCCTCCTCTGCCAACCACCCCTCCTCCAGAGGACTACTATGAGGAGGCAGTGCCCTTGGACCCTGGCACGGTGCCCCAGTACATCACCAACATCGCCACATGCA TCAGCTCAAGTCCCGCAAATTCCATTGAAGATGCATACTATGAAGATGCTGACAACAACTACCCCATCACCCGAATCAATGGCCAGCGCAATAACTCCT ACGCTGATTCAGACGCGCTGAGCAGCTCCTATGAGTCGTatgatgaggaggatgaggaggcgAAGGGCCAGGACAGGACTCGGCGGTGGCAGTCAGAGGAGAACTCTGTGGGCCCCATGAAGGACTGTCGCATCTGTGCCTTCCTGCTGCGCAAGAAACGCTTCGGACAGTGGACAAAACAGCTGACCGTCGTCCGTGACAACAGATTACAG TGCTACAAGAGCATCAAAGACAGCAGCCCACACATTGAGCTGCCGCTGAACCTGTGTAACGTCATCTACGTCCCCAAAGAGGCGCGCCGCAAGAAGCACAAGCTGCGTTTCTCCCTGCCTGGGGGAGAGGCCTTGGTGCTGGCTGTCCAGAGCAAGGAGCAGGCGGAGCGATGGCTCAAGGTGATCCGGGAGGTGGCCAGTCAGGCCAGCAGCAGTGACGGATTAGAGGGCTCCTCCTCTCCTATGATCCAGAGGAAGAAAGAGCTGGACAAG tTACTAGGAGCTGACAAGCACACGTCCGACTCTGACAGCGTGGCCACTGGTGACAACCTGCCCTCTGGTCAGCTCCGGGACAACTGTGACCAAG GGAAGGGGAAGAGGGGGGCGTTTACAGAGCTGACGGGATCTATGAGCAGAGCGGCTGGACGGAAGATGAACAGGATCATCAGTTTCTCTAAGAAGAAGCCTCCTCTCCCAGGAGACACTCTGTCCTCTTCCTACCATGACGACAATCCCCGCTGTG GTTATCTGAATGTGCTTGTGAACCAGTGCTGGAGGGAGAGATGGTGCTGTGTAAAGGATGGAACACTGTACCTGCACAAAGAAAGGGGTGACCTGCGTACTCACGTCAGCGCTGTGGTCCTCCATGGGGCTGAGGTCGTACCTGGACTGGGGCCCAAGCACCCCTTCGCTTTCCGCATCCTGCAAGGAGGCAACGAGGTGGCTGCACTGGAG GCCAGCTGTTCAGAGCAAATGGGCCGCTGGCTGGGGGTTCTGCTGGCAGAGTCTGGCTGCGCCACCACCCCAGAGGCCTTGCACTACGACTATGTGGACGTGGACACCATCACTAACATCACAGACGCAGCAAGACACTCCTTCCT TTGGGCTACCTCCTCCAGTGGTACCTCCACAGACACCAGAACCTATGATGAGGTTCCTTACGAGGGTCTATTG CAGCCAGAGGAGCCAGTACCCAGACCAGGAGCTCAGGTGAAACGCCACTCTTCTTTCTCCAgcagcagagagatagagaaggtgGATTCCTTAGTCACTATAAAGAGACACGGTTCCAGTAAGTCCCCCGAAG ATGCGAATCAGTATGTATCAGGGAAGTATGGCAAAACACGAGCCGAGGAGGACGCCAGGAGGTACCTGAAGGAGACagaagagatggagaaggagcgAGAGGTCATCAAAAATGCCCTGCTCGTATTACGCAAGGAGAGGAAAGAGGCGAAGGAACAACTGAAGGATGCTACAG TATAG